The following coding sequences lie in one Syngnathus scovelli strain Florida chromosome 1, RoL_Ssco_1.2, whole genome shotgun sequence genomic window:
- the nkrf gene encoding NF-kappa-B-repressing factor, whose product MAEGSCAGEMRSYDPGHSSQAKKRRISPGGGEEPMRKMSKFGMRRRFEPVQFVSGSSSIGAGGEGNGPDEKENDKEPQSSDHPRSSDPYAGRYREYEHASYGSTGRAPSTSSLRPAFDFRRDRERHKNNVPSGGPVSLGYGGRGSASNFMAAIQQDYAKKYETHSFRNTDFYSQPYRHNGYRGGNRSGGWDCGRQGLGYSHRDRPHNRAYSGPAYSQPGEFPPQPPSISPSTIVEKYRLITCLASALAVSLSDPQYITGTEDLNYSFMLSRSIQVCRTNPQYTYVNLRDIPQADLPKNRKVPTDGYACELRCQGVYLATGYSFSKNGARDRASELAVRLLMKPVEVRVIPRKYKHKMINDIVVCQMSCPSPALTPALRNPKNAGYPNFKGSNEPDMRKRWTEFVVLDNAQDAICILNNSAAFCHMKVDYRFERLPNLSWMCSVYVQDEMVAQASGTKKNSKHAAAEAALAKLRLNQAEQQRQQLAPQHARGHDQSESSAGQFGTRKKHLSEVVILENSDNAVSIINDTAQFNNMTANYKFICLSDNRWRCEVYLEGQFVAAGVGAKKQVKHFAAQEAIDTLRQTQAVVKSTMKWEGHAKAISRSEIQDRSGEEAMKQVIKEDNIGNQLLRKMGWTGGGLGRDGEGIAEPIKVKEKFSREGLGMDSNKCTLNKRNIEGIISNYARSDRQDDLHFSTDLTNNERKRIHLVSHKYGLRSKSYGQGRHRYLVVSRRVDKNQLIGQLLQEGQVGRYELVKPQTSQ is encoded by the exons ATGGCAGAGGGCAGCTGTGCAGGCGAAATGCGCTCCTATGACCCGGGTCATAGCTCTCAAGCAAAAAAGAGACGCATTTCTCCTGGTGGTG GAGAAGAGCCCATGAGGAAGATGTCAAAGTTTGGTATGCGACGTCGATTTGAGCCTGTGCAATTTGTTAGCGGCAGCAGCAGTATCGGCGCTGGTGGAGAAGGAAATGGCCCAGATGAGAAGGAGAACGATAAGGAGCCCCAAAGCAGTGACCACCCCAGAAGTAGTGACCCGTATGCTGGCCGATACAGGGAATATGAACACGCTTCTTACGGTAGCACAGGCAGAGCACCGAGCACCTCCTCTCTCAGGCCTGCTTTTGACTTCCGTAGGGATCGAGAACGGCACAAGAATAACGTTCCTTCGGGCGGTCCAGTCAGCTTAGGCTACGGAGGTCGAGGCTCCGCATCTAACTTTATGGCAGCAATTCAACAAGATTATGCAAAGAAGTATGAGACCCACAGCTTTCGCAACACAGATTTCTATTCGCAGCCGTACAGGCACAATGGATACAGGGGCGGGAACAGATCAGGCGGCTGGGACTGTGGACGGCAGGGTTTGGGGTACAGCCACAGGGATCGTCCTCATAACAGAGCGTACAGCGGGCCTGCCTACTCTCAGCCGGGGGAATTTCCGCCGCAGCCGCCATCTATCAGTCCTTCCACGATCGTGGAGAAGTACAGGCTCATTACCTGTCTGGCGTCCGCCTTGGCGGTCTCTTTGTCGGATCCTCAGTACATTACTGGAACTGAGGATCTGAATTACAGTTTCATGTTGAGTCGCAGCATCCAAGTCTGCAGGACCAACCCTCAGTACACTTACGTCAACTTGAGGGATATCCCTCAAGCCGACCTACCCAAGAACCGCAAAGTTCCGACAGATGGCTATGCCTGCGAGCTGAGGTGTCAGGGAGTCTATCTGGCCACGGGCTACTCTTTCAGTAAAAACGGCGCGAGGGACCGCGCCTCCGAACTCGCCGTCAGACTCTTGATGAAGCCTGTCGAGGTGCGCGTGATCCCACGCAAGTACAAGCACAAAATGATCAACGACATTGTGGTGTGCCAGATGAGCTGCCCTTCCCCCGCCTTAACGCCCGCTCTTCGCAATCCGAAGAACGCCGGCTATCCCAACTTCAAGGGCTCCAATGAGCCCGACATGCGCAAGCGTTGGACGGAGTTTGTGGTCCTGGACAATGCCCAAGACGCCATCTGCATTCTCAACAATTCTGCCGCTTTCTGTCACATGAAGGTGGACTACAGGTTTGAGCGGCTGCCCAACCTCAGCTGGATGTGCAGCGTCTACGTACAGGATGAAATGGTGGCGCAGGCCAGCGGCACCAAAAAGAACTCTAAGCACGCTGCGGCAGAAGCAGCCCTGGCAAAGCTGCGCTTGAATCAGGCGGAGCAACAGCGCCAGCAGCTAGCGCCCCAGCACGCCCGGGGACATGACCAGTCGGAATCCTCTGCTGGGCAATTCGGCACGAGGAAGAAACATCTGAGTGAGGTGGTCATCTTGGAGAATTCTGATAACGCCGTGAGCATCATCAATGACACGGCTCAGTTCAACAACATGACGGCCAACTACAAGTTCATTTGTTTGTCCGATAATCGCTGGAGGTGCGAAGTGTACTTGGAAGGACAATTTGTGGCAGCAGGAGTAGGCGCCAAAAAGCAGGTGAAGCACTTCGCGGCACAGGAGGCCATAGACACCCTGAGACAGACGCAGGCAGTGGTGAAGTCCACCATGAAGTGGGAGGGTCACGCCAAGGCCATCTCCCGTTCGGAGATCCAGGATCGCTCGGGAGAGGAAGCCATGAAACAGGTGATAAAAGAGGACAACATTGGGAACCAGCTGCTGCGGAAGATGGGTTGGACAGGTGGAGGTTTGGGCCGAGACGGAGAAGGCATCGCCGAGCCCATCAAAGTTAAGGAGAAGTTCTCCAGGGAGGGCTTGGGTATGGACTCAAACAAGTGCACCCTCAACAAACGGAACATCGAAGGCATCATCAGTAACTACGCCAGGTCGGACCGCCAGGACGATCTGCACTTCTCCACCGACCTGACCAACAATGAGCGCAAGCGGATCCACCTAGTGTCTCACAAGTACGGCCTACGGAGCAAGTCGTACGGGCAGGGCAGGCATCGCTACCTCGTTGTCAGTCGCAGAGTGGACAAAAATCAGCTCATTGGCCAGCTCCTGCAGGAAGGGCAAGTGGGCCGCTACGAACTGGTCAAACCTCAGACGTCGCAGTGA